In the genome of Flavobacterium panacagri, one region contains:
- a CDS encoding sigma-54-dependent transcriptional regulator, whose translation MKKTNASILIIDDQEDILFASKVYLKKYFENIYTLNNPKNIVELLAKNTIDVVLLDMNYRIGFEDGREGLYLLKEIKTLSPKTVVILMTAFGKVETAVEGLKSGAFDYILKPWENKKLLESIKQAVDKARKEQKKIKEVEIKNDFFIGSSETIKKAYSLADKVAKTDANVLILGENGTGKFVLAHHIYSQSERKEKPFIAVDLGSLNSNIFESELFGYAKGAFTDAKTDTPGRFEMAQNGTIFLDEIGNVPLQLQSKLLQVIQTKTVTRLGETKARPLNVRIITATNLNLKEEVVHKNFREDLYYRINTMEIVLPPLRERDEDKIPLAEYLLEKMIEKYGRDEIVFDPKVLEQIEKHAWNGNIREMENKIERAVILCENNKITVSDLDLEIITPYEESSDDIQLSAVEKSTVEKALLKNNNNISKTAEELGLSRGALYRRLEKYNINIS comes from the coding sequence ATGAAAAAAACAAACGCATCCATTTTAATCATAGACGATCAGGAAGACATCCTTTTTGCATCAAAAGTGTATCTGAAAAAGTATTTTGAGAACATTTATACGCTCAATAATCCGAAAAATATTGTCGAATTATTGGCAAAAAATACCATTGATGTCGTTTTGTTGGACATGAATTACAGAATTGGTTTTGAAGATGGGAGAGAAGGTTTGTATTTGCTGAAAGAAATAAAAACGCTTTCGCCGAAAACCGTTGTGATATTAATGACCGCTTTCGGAAAAGTAGAAACCGCCGTTGAAGGATTAAAATCAGGTGCTTTTGATTATATTTTAAAACCTTGGGAAAACAAAAAGCTTTTAGAATCGATAAAACAAGCCGTTGACAAAGCCCGAAAAGAACAGAAAAAAATAAAAGAAGTTGAAATCAAAAATGACTTTTTTATTGGAAGTTCAGAAACCATTAAAAAAGCTTATTCTCTTGCTGATAAAGTAGCCAAAACCGATGCCAATGTTTTAATTCTAGGGGAAAACGGAACAGGAAAATTCGTTTTAGCGCATCATATTTATTCGCAGTCGGAAAGAAAAGAAAAACCTTTTATTGCAGTTGATTTGGGTTCGCTAAATTCAAATATCTTCGAAAGTGAATTATTTGGTTACGCAAAAGGCGCTTTTACAGATGCCAAAACCGATACGCCGGGACGTTTTGAAATGGCGCAGAATGGAACTATTTTTTTGGATGAAATCGGAAATGTACCGCTTCAATTACAATCGAAACTCTTACAGGTTATTCAGACCAAAACTGTAACACGTTTGGGAGAAACAAAAGCAAGACCTCTAAATGTCCGAATTATTACAGCAACAAATCTGAATCTGAAAGAAGAAGTAGTTCATAAAAACTTCCGTGAAGACTTGTATTATCGCATTAATACGATGGAAATTGTGTTGCCACCTTTACGAGAAAGAGATGAAGATAAGATTCCGCTGGCAGAATATCTTCTTGAAAAAATGATTGAGAAGTATGGAAGAGATGAAATTGTTTTTGATCCAAAAGTATTAGAACAAATTGAAAAACACGCCTGGAACGGAAACATTCGTGAAATGGAAAATAAAATTGAGCGCGCTGTGATTCTTTGCGAAAATAACAAAATCACAGTTTCTGATCTGGATTTAGAAATTATAACTCCTTACGAAGAAAGTTCCGATGATATTCAACTTTCTGCTGTAGAAAAGTCAACCGTCGAAAAAGCACTTTTAAAAAACAATAATAATATTAGTAAAACGGCAGAAGAACTGGGGCTTTCAAGAGGTGCTTTATACAGACGTTTAGAAAAATATAATATCAATATTAGCTGA
- a CDS encoding sensor histidine kinase produces MFKTLQTYKLLFLRLMLIVAGIELSIYFFKIGLLFTGIFGLCMVFLIVREMYFYVRNFVLIYDKTIASILQNDFSSDFSKHKFNRTYNDLFQLYETLKNKENEQISKDIIYRSILNNIETGVIILQKQENDWSIFLMNDYFSNHFNVPKVSKWRYLKNQLPSLCEIIEKDDFHEVKTSIDISINEQSKQTFVLQASRTEIFEQDYFIVLLDSIQNVVEKKEKDAWINLMKVISHELLNSITPIRSICQNLQDLVEQDSLSEEDLEDIKNSVETMLRRSDHLQKFVEGYRKLAMLPSPKKEKIELINLIENVLQIMNPLLRKENIEVINSIEYNYHINVDQQQFEQVLINLLTNSINALLNQNSQKQIFISAEAKENRVFIKITDNGKGIEKEIEDKIFLPFFTTRNEGAGIGLTLSKNIVEAHGGYILNKNEKGKTTFEICLVEDLN; encoded by the coding sequence ATGTTTAAGACATTACAAACTTATAAACTACTTTTTCTGCGATTAATGCTAATTGTTGCGGGAATTGAACTTTCTATTTATTTCTTCAAAATAGGATTATTGTTTACAGGCATATTCGGACTCTGCATGGTATTTTTGATTGTGCGTGAAATGTATTTTTATGTCCGAAATTTTGTTCTGATTTATGATAAAACGATTGCTTCCATTTTACAGAATGATTTTTCATCGGATTTTTCCAAACACAAATTCAATAGAACTTATAACGATTTATTTCAGTTATATGAAACCTTGAAAAATAAGGAAAATGAACAGATTTCTAAAGACATTATTTATCGTTCGATTTTAAATAATATAGAAACGGGAGTTATCATTTTACAAAAACAGGAAAACGATTGGAGTATTTTTTTAATGAACGATTATTTTTCAAATCATTTTAATGTGCCTAAAGTTTCAAAATGGAGATACCTTAAAAATCAATTGCCTTCTTTATGCGAGATTATTGAGAAAGATGATTTTCATGAAGTTAAAACTTCAATCGACATCAGTATTAACGAACAAAGCAAACAGACATTTGTTTTACAGGCTTCGCGCACCGAAATTTTTGAGCAGGATTATTTTATCGTTTTATTAGATTCGATTCAGAATGTGGTTGAGAAAAAAGAAAAAGACGCCTGGATTAATTTAATGAAAGTAATTTCGCACGAGCTTTTGAATTCCATTACACCAATTCGTTCGATCTGCCAGAATTTACAAGATTTAGTAGAACAAGATTCGCTTTCTGAGGAAGATTTGGAAGATATCAAAAACAGTGTAGAAACAATGCTGAGACGAAGCGATCATTTACAGAAATTTGTTGAAGGCTATCGTAAACTCGCAATGCTTCCTTCTCCCAAAAAGGAAAAAATAGAATTAATTAATTTGATAGAAAATGTACTTCAGATTATGAATCCATTATTGAGAAAGGAGAATATTGAAGTGATCAATTCGATTGAATATAATTATCATATTAATGTTGATCAACAGCAGTTTGAGCAAGTGCTAATTAATTTATTGACAAACTCGATTAATGCGTTATTAAACCAAAATAGTCAGAAGCAGATTTTTATTTCGGCTGAAGCCAAAGAAAATCGGGTTTTCATAAAGATTACCGATAACGGAAAAGGAATTGAAAAAGAAATAGAAGATAAAATCTTTCTCCCATTTTTTACCACTCGAAATGAAGGCGCGGGAATTGGTTTAACGCTTTCTAAAAACATTGTAGAAGCGCATGGTGGTTATATTCTTAACAAAAATGAAAAAGGAAAAACAACTTTTGAAATTTGTCTGGTAGAAGATTTAAATTGA
- the ilvD gene encoding dihydroxy-acid dehydratase — MRSDEVKKGVQRTPHRSLLRATGLKNEDFSKPFIGVANSFIEIIPGHFFLNKVSEIIKEEIRANGCVPFEFNTIGIDDGIAMGHDGMLYSLPSREIIANSIESVMNAHKLDAMIAIPNCDKIVPGMIMGALRVDVPTIFVSGGPMSKGYTKNGTAIDLASAFEAVGKHEAGKISDEELYDIECNACPSGGSCSGMFTANSMNTLMEAMGIALPGNGTILAQTPEREQLYREAARRICAIAKDQQEIEKFKLKNILNENAVRNAFAVDMAMGGSSNTVLHMLAIANEANVDFKLKDINTISGNISHIAKISPSLSTVHMEDINRAGGVNAVMKEMNKRGSGVLFDNLTISGETLLEKIANAEIKDTNIIHTIDNPYSNVGGLAILYGNLAEQGAVIKTAGLTGGRVFTGKAVCFDGQADAIAGIMMEKVKAGNVVVIRYEGPKGGPGMQEMLSPTSLIMGMGLGSSVALITDGRFSGATRGASIGHVSPEAAEGGMIGLVKDGDEIHIDVDQYILSVNLTDEEIKTRRETFKPLKKPLNSKWLSQYRALVTNASTGAVLKTDLD, encoded by the coding sequence ATGAGAAGTGATGAAGTAAAAAAAGGAGTTCAACGAACGCCTCACAGATCCCTATTGCGTGCTACAGGCTTAAAAAACGAAGATTTCAGCAAACCTTTTATTGGAGTTGCAAACTCTTTTATCGAGATTATTCCGGGGCATTTTTTCTTAAATAAAGTATCGGAAATCATTAAAGAAGAAATTCGCGCCAATGGCTGTGTTCCTTTCGAATTCAACACTATCGGAATTGATGACGGAATTGCGATGGGACATGACGGAATGTTATACTCCTTACCAAGCCGTGAAATTATCGCCAATTCGATTGAAAGCGTGATGAATGCACACAAACTAGATGCCATGATCGCGATTCCAAATTGTGATAAAATCGTTCCTGGAATGATTATGGGCGCACTTCGTGTAGATGTGCCGACTATTTTTGTGAGTGGCGGGCCAATGTCAAAAGGGTATACCAAAAACGGAACCGCGATTGATTTGGCTTCTGCTTTTGAAGCCGTTGGAAAACACGAAGCAGGAAAAATATCAGACGAAGAATTATACGATATTGAATGTAATGCCTGTCCGAGCGGCGGAAGCTGTTCTGGAATGTTTACCGCAAACTCCATGAATACTTTGATGGAAGCGATGGGAATTGCTCTTCCTGGAAACGGAACTATTTTGGCACAAACTCCAGAACGCGAACAATTGTACCGTGAAGCGGCAAGAAGAATTTGTGCTATCGCCAAAGATCAGCAGGAAATTGAAAAATTCAAACTGAAAAATATCTTAAACGAAAATGCCGTAAGAAACGCTTTTGCCGTTGATATGGCAATGGGCGGAAGCAGTAATACCGTTTTACACATGCTTGCGATTGCAAATGAAGCTAATGTCGATTTTAAACTGAAAGACATCAATACTATTTCCGGAAACATTTCTCATATTGCTAAAATTTCTCCGAGTTTGAGCACGGTTCACATGGAAGATATTAATCGGGCCGGCGGTGTAAATGCAGTTATGAAAGAAATGAACAAAAGAGGTTCTGGTGTTTTGTTTGATAATCTGACAATCAGCGGAGAAACTTTACTGGAAAAAATTGCCAATGCCGAAATCAAAGACACTAACATTATTCACACTATAGACAATCCGTACAGTAATGTGGGCGGACTGGCCATTTTATATGGTAATCTGGCTGAACAAGGTGCTGTAATTAAAACTGCTGGACTTACAGGCGGAAGAGTTTTTACAGGAAAAGCGGTTTGTTTTGACGGTCAAGCCGATGCCATTGCCGGAATTATGATGGAAAAAGTAAAAGCTGGAAACGTAGTAGTTATTCGTTATGAAGGCCCAAAAGGCGGCCCTGGAATGCAGGAAATGCTCTCTCCTACCAGTTTAATTATGGGAATGGGATTAGGAAGTTCCGTAGCCCTAATTACTGACGGAAGATTCAGTGGCGCAACCAGAGGTGCTTCAATTGGACATGTTTCTCCCGAAGCAGCTGAAGGCGGTATGATTGGTCTTGTTAAAGATGGAGACGAAATTCATATCGATGTGGATCAGTATATCTTGTCTGTTAATTTAACAGATGAAGAAATAAAAACCAGAAGAGAAACTTTTAAACCTTTGAAAAAACCTTTAAATTCTAAATGGTTAAGTCAATATCGTGCGCTTGTAACTAACGCGAGTACTGGTGCTGTTTTGAAAACTGATTTAGATTAG
- a CDS encoding Crp/Fnr family transcriptional regulator, translating into MISELETLIKSKLELKNNELDTILSCFKLIQVKRNEQLLKSGAVADKIFFIKKGCLRLYYSTEDHTIATRFMAFEGTFLTSIVSFISREPSAEYIEAVETSDLLAISYDDFFRLRNTIPQWDKMYIYILEYGLTVITSKLSSLLTQNAAERYRNLLKNNPELVQRLSNVNLAAYLNISPETLSRIKSQI; encoded by the coding sequence ATGATAAGTGAACTTGAGACTTTAATTAAAAGCAAATTAGAATTAAAAAATAACGAACTAGACACCATTCTTTCCTGCTTTAAATTAATACAAGTAAAAAGAAATGAACAACTACTGAAAAGTGGTGCCGTAGCCGATAAAATATTTTTTATCAAAAAAGGATGTCTGCGTTTATATTACAGTACCGAAGATCATACCATTGCAACGCGATTTATGGCTTTTGAAGGTACATTTCTAACTTCTATTGTCAGTTTTATTTCCCGAGAACCCAGCGCAGAATATATTGAAGCCGTTGAAACATCTGATCTTTTAGCTATTTCTTATGACGATTTTTTCAGACTTAGAAATACCATTCCGCAATGGGATAAAATGTATATTTATATACTTGAATACGGTTTAACAGTAATCACTTCTAAACTAAGCAGTTTACTGACTCAAAACGCTGCCGAACGTTATCGCAATCTCCTTAAAAACAATCCAGAACTTGTGCAAAGATTATCCAACGTCAATCTTGCCGCTTATCTTAATATTTCTCCCGAAACATTGAGTCGAATAAAATCACAGATCTAA
- a CDS encoding biliverdin-producing heme oxygenase — MSTHINSAIASDFLQNLKTQTADSHQKLEDLSVSKSIMSPNMELEDYTHYLSLMHDVHNDTETIIFPFFSNLIEDLEQRRKKHLIEDDLLFLNSKKTDSATVFHKDEMSVPFALGVLYVVEGSTLGGRFILKNVSKRPELSGEKGVSYFSGYGERTGSFWKAFLNFLSEYEQKHECGEEIIEGAVFAFDSIYKHFEGR, encoded by the coding sequence ATGAGTACACATATAAATTCTGCGATAGCTTCGGATTTCCTTCAAAATCTAAAAACGCAAACAGCTGATTCTCATCAAAAACTGGAAGACCTTTCGGTGTCGAAATCGATCATGTCGCCAAATATGGAACTCGAAGATTATACTCATTATTTGAGTTTAATGCACGATGTTCATAACGATACAGAAACTATCATTTTTCCTTTTTTCTCCAATCTTATCGAAGATTTAGAACAAAGAAGAAAGAAACATCTTATAGAAGACGACCTTTTATTTTTAAATTCTAAAAAAACAGATTCGGCTACAGTTTTTCATAAAGATGAAATGTCAGTTCCTTTTGCACTTGGGGTTTTATATGTTGTGGAAGGTTCAACATTGGGCGGGCGATTTATCTTGAAAAATGTTTCAAAACGTCCTGAACTTTCAGGAGAAAAAGGTGTGTCTTATTTTAGTGGTTATGGAGAAAGAACAGGAAGTTTTTGGAAAGCTTTTCTGAATTTCCTATCAGAATACGAACAAAAGCACGAATGTGGAGAGGAGATTATAGAAGGAGCAGTGTTTGCTTTTGACAGTATTTACAAACATTTTGAGGGCAGGTAG
- a CDS encoding ATP-binding protein, whose amino-acid sequence MKFKDIVNRDIVTLTNCEHEPIHIPGQIQPHGFLIGVTLDWKIDYCTENITVFLDITHHQVLGKDFASVFGAAVEKQILDYINEDKIQNVFPLQIELFGKLFQISIHKSFDIYVLEAEPQFSVKEKLADVYTQTIQFVTQMNNTKSLKDLCALVAQGTREITGYDRVMIYRFDEQYNGEVFAESCREDLEPFLGLHYPHTDIPAQARELYIRNQLRLIVDIGYKPVPIFTVDDDKENKNLDLSLSILRSTSPIHVEYLKNMGVGATLTISLIHHDRLWGLIACHHYSEKNISPEIRLAAKLQGQFITSQIDIRQSNDENISAQKTNAALEQLTGLDLPISQDSLETIIATPQLLEICNAAGVSIVSRGKIYKNGLAPCDEKIFKLIEEIYAKSENEIFTTHKICDEFPEIAQDSNFAGIIYHSLGNGDHIIWFRPETVTEINWGGDPEKSIIKDSKGLHPRNSFNIWKQIVKNRSSIWKQYEINAAVQYAHALHNQLILIMLSEEEEKYRYQSEVLKETNSELENINWISTHDLQEPLRKIQLITSKMLSELDVISTDSISDSLQRVSKSAGRMRGLLDDILKYTRIKNTRDTLEQVDLNEILESTIKEMQETIFDNEALIEYESLPEVHAISFLMRQLFINIIQNSLKYASTERKPKITITASQEPVLIHDLYKVYCHWVRFSDNGIGFEPQYAQSIFKVFTRLHTQEQYTGSGIGLALCKKIMQAVGGDIRAEGKPNQGTDIIIYFPCDPEDSLTTL is encoded by the coding sequence ATGAAGTTTAAAGATATAGTTAATCGCGATATCGTCACGTTAACCAATTGTGAGCACGAACCCATACACATTCCTGGTCAAATACAGCCACATGGTTTTTTAATTGGTGTTACTCTCGATTGGAAAATAGACTATTGTACAGAAAATATAACTGTATTTTTAGATATTACTCATCATCAGGTTTTAGGAAAAGACTTTGCCTCTGTTTTTGGTGCAGCTGTAGAAAAACAGATTTTGGATTATATTAATGAAGATAAAATTCAAAACGTCTTTCCGCTTCAGATTGAATTATTTGGTAAACTATTTCAAATCTCGATACATAAAAGCTTCGATATTTATGTTTTAGAAGCCGAACCACAGTTTTCTGTAAAAGAAAAACTCGCAGATGTTTACACACAAACAATTCAGTTTGTGACTCAAATGAACAATACCAAATCGCTTAAAGATTTGTGTGCACTTGTAGCACAGGGAACACGAGAAATTACAGGTTATGACCGCGTAATGATTTATCGCTTTGACGAACAATACAATGGTGAAGTTTTTGCTGAAAGCTGCAGAGAAGATTTAGAACCATTTTTAGGATTGCATTATCCGCATACTGATATTCCAGCTCAAGCGAGAGAATTATACATTAGAAACCAATTGAGACTTATTGTTGATATTGGTTATAAGCCTGTTCCTATTTTTACTGTTGATGATGACAAAGAAAATAAGAATTTAGATTTGAGCCTTTCAATTCTTAGAAGCACATCGCCAATTCATGTCGAATATTTGAAGAATATGGGAGTTGGTGCAACACTTACTATTTCGCTAATTCATCATGACAGATTATGGGGATTGATTGCCTGTCATCATTATTCAGAAAAAAATATTTCGCCTGAAATTAGATTGGCTGCCAAGCTTCAAGGACAATTTATTACTTCTCAAATTGATATCAGGCAATCCAATGATGAGAATATCAGTGCACAGAAAACAAACGCAGCGTTAGAACAATTGACGGGACTGGATCTGCCGATTTCGCAAGATTCATTAGAAACGATTATTGCTACACCGCAATTACTGGAAATTTGTAATGCGGCTGGCGTTTCGATTGTTTCAAGAGGAAAAATCTATAAAAACGGATTAGCACCTTGCGATGAGAAGATTTTTAAATTGATTGAAGAAATTTATGCCAAAAGCGAAAATGAAATTTTTACAACCCATAAAATTTGCGATGAGTTTCCTGAAATAGCACAAGACTCTAATTTTGCGGGGATTATTTATCATTCACTTGGAAATGGAGATCACATAATATGGTTTAGACCAGAAACTGTTACTGAAATTAATTGGGGTGGTGATCCCGAAAAAAGCATCATAAAAGACAGTAAAGGACTTCATCCGAGAAACTCTTTTAATATCTGGAAACAGATCGTTAAAAACCGAAGCAGTATTTGGAAACAGTATGAAATAAACGCTGCGGTTCAATACGCCCATGCTTTACACAATCAGCTTATTTTGATTATGCTGAGTGAGGAAGAAGAAAAGTACCGCTATCAAAGTGAAGTGCTGAAAGAAACAAATTCGGAGCTTGAGAATATCAACTGGATCAGTACGCACGATTTACAGGAACCTTTGCGTAAAATTCAGCTGATTACGTCTAAAATGCTGTCGGAACTGGATGTAATTTCAACTGATTCAATTTCCGATTCATTGCAACGTGTTTCAAAATCAGCTGGTAGAATGAGAGGACTGCTGGATGATATTCTAAAATATACCCGCATTAAAAATACCAGAGATACTTTGGAACAAGTAGATTTAAATGAAATTTTAGAATCTACGATTAAGGAAATGCAGGAAACCATTTTTGATAATGAAGCTTTAATTGAATATGAAAGTCTTCCAGAAGTTCACGCTATCAGCTTTTTAATGCGACAGCTGTTTATCAATATTATACAGAACTCATTAAAATATGCTTCGACCGAAAGAAAACCTAAGATTACGATAACCGCATCACAGGAACCGGTTTTGATTCATGATTTATATAAGGTCTATTGTCATTGGGTTCGTTTTTCGGATAATGGAATTGGTTTTGAACCGCAATATGCACAATCTATTTTTAAAGTATTTACAAGACTTCACACGCAGGAGCAATACACAGGTTCGGGTATTGGCTTGGCATTATGCAAAAAAATTATGCAGGCTGTTGGAGGAGACATCCGTGCCGAAGGAAAACCAAATCAAGGAACCGACATTATTATCTATTTCCCTTGTGATCCTGAAGATTCACTTACAACTTTATAA
- a CDS encoding DMT family transporter produces the protein MKQKQLLLILLIIGTAFWGISYSVTKLAIGNYSPATFLFYRFLLAVIVLSIIFWKYVKDINLQAVKTGFILAVPMFLGIHLQTIGLKYTDASQCSFIAGLTVIIIPLMKLGLYKTNASLKIWIAAFTALTGLFVIAIQDKFTVNVGDLFTIAGSFGFAVYLIAVEKHSASKNLLFSIVPMFAFCALFTFCIALTDAKAVWLPENDTFWLGVVYCALFSTAYMYTVSNISQRYLSAERVAVIYLFEPVFGAIGAFFILGEDLSWRLLLGGSLIFAGTIISEVNFKSPKLRILTKRS, from the coding sequence ATGAAACAAAAACAACTTTTACTAATCTTATTAATCATAGGAACAGCTTTTTGGGGCATTTCTTATTCGGTTACCAAACTGGCAATCGGGAATTATTCTCCTGCCACTTTCCTATTCTACCGTTTCTTACTGGCTGTTATTGTGCTTTCTATTATTTTTTGGAAATATGTCAAAGACATCAATTTACAAGCGGTTAAAACAGGATTTATTTTAGCCGTCCCAATGTTTTTAGGTATTCATTTACAAACAATCGGACTTAAATATACCGACGCTTCACAATGTTCTTTTATTGCGGGATTAACCGTTATTATTATTCCGCTAATGAAATTGGGACTTTATAAAACCAATGCTTCTCTAAAAATCTGGATTGCCGCTTTTACCGCTTTAACGGGTTTATTTGTTATCGCCATACAAGATAAATTTACTGTAAACGTTGGTGATTTGTTTACCATTGCGGGATCATTTGGTTTTGCAGTTTATTTGATTGCAGTTGAAAAGCATTCGGCTTCAAAAAATCTTTTGTTTTCGATTGTTCCTATGTTTGCCTTTTGTGCTTTATTCACTTTTTGTATTGCACTTACAGATGCTAAAGCAGTTTGGTTACCAGAGAATGATACTTTCTGGCTTGGTGTGGTTTACTGTGCTTTGTTTTCCACCGCTTATATGTACACCGTCTCTAATATTTCGCAGCGTTATTTATCGGCAGAACGTGTGGCAGTGATTTATTTGTTTGAACCTGTTTTTGGGGCAATCGGTGCTTTCTTTATACTAGGAGAAGATCTTTCGTGGCGTTTGCTTTTAGGCGGAAGCCTGATTTTTGCAGGAACTATTATTTCTGAAGTCAATTTTAAAAGTCCTAAACTTAGGATTTTGACTAAAAGGAGTTGA
- a CDS encoding GNAT family N-acetyltransferase gives MNSLEIKKATVKDLNALQFIGRQTFSETFADVNSEENMIKYLEESFADEKLTAELNNPNSYFYLAVLENNVIGYLKLNTGNAQTEKQDSNALEIERIYVAKEFHGKKVAQTLYAQALETAEKLKATYIWLGVWEKNFRAVSFYTKNGFIQFDTHIFRLGDDEQTDLLMKKTL, from the coding sequence ATGAATTCATTAGAAATAAAAAAAGCAACTGTAAAAGATTTAAATGCCCTTCAATTTATTGGAAGACAAACTTTTTCAGAAACATTCGCAGACGTTAACAGCGAAGAAAATATGATCAAATACTTGGAAGAAAGCTTTGCTGATGAAAAATTAACAGCAGAACTTAATAATCCTAATTCGTATTTCTACTTAGCTGTTTTAGAGAATAACGTTATCGGCTATTTAAAACTAAATACTGGAAATGCACAAACTGAAAAACAAGACAGCAATGCTCTTGAAATCGAACGCATATATGTAGCAAAAGAATTTCATGGCAAAAAGGTTGCGCAGACATTGTATGCACAAGCTTTAGAAACTGCTGAAAAACTGAAAGCTACTTATATCTGGCTTGGCGTTTGGGAAAAGAATTTTAGAGCCGTAAGTTTTTATACCAAGAATGGTTTTATTCAATTCGATACTCATATTTTCCGATTGGGAGATGATGAACAAACCGATTTATTGATGAAAAAGACTTTGTAA
- a CDS encoding LysR family transcriptional regulator, with the protein MDLQQIKYFLVLSRELHFWNTAGKMNITQSALSRQIQSLENQLGVQLFERNKRNVKLTAAGQFLKEKWEVEMNKLEFIHQSARQIQLGESGTITIAHPDSISASLMPDILSRISDAFPKLKIKLVQVLYENQQEYLRNYKIDLAITRDINTSKDIHSEKIHTDHLAIVVPENHPYRTPEDLTKETLASQKFILPTNDEGSSYSDLIQRLFNSFEDAPEVYLHSEFGSAIIALVRKGLGIAILPDSYVYHEISGIRFITLPLETDLYINWRIEDHNPVLANVLKLIIP; encoded by the coding sequence ATGGATTTACAGCAAATTAAATATTTTTTAGTCTTATCACGTGAACTTCATTTCTGGAATACAGCCGGAAAAATGAATATCACACAGTCAGCTTTGAGCCGTCAGATTCAGTCTTTGGAGAATCAGCTTGGTGTTCAATTGTTTGAACGAAATAAACGCAATGTCAAACTCACAGCTGCCGGCCAGTTTCTTAAAGAAAAATGGGAGGTAGAAATGAATAAACTCGAATTTATTCATCAATCAGCTCGTCAGATTCAGTTGGGCGAAAGCGGAACCATTACCATTGCACATCCCGATTCTATTTCGGCTTCATTGATGCCTGATATTTTATCCCGTATTTCCGATGCTTTTCCGAAACTGAAAATCAAACTGGTTCAGGTATTGTACGAAAATCAGCAGGAATATCTTCGCAATTATAAAATTGATTTAGCGATTACCAGAGATATTAATACTTCAAAAGATATTCATTCTGAAAAAATCCATACCGATCATCTTGCTATTGTTGTTCCCGAAAATCATCCGTATCGAACGCCTGAAGATCTGACAAAAGAAACACTTGCTTCTCAAAAATTCATATTGCCAACAAACGATGAAGGCAGCAGTTACAGCGATTTGATTCAGCGACTATTCAATTCTTTTGAAGACGCTCCGGAGGTTTATCTTCATTCTGAATTTGGCTCCGCTATTATTGCTTTGGTTCGAAAAGGCCTTGGAATTGCTATTCTACCGGATTCTTACGTTTACCATGAAATATCAGGAATCCGATTTATCACTTTGCCTCTGGAAACGGATCTGTATATCAATTGGAGGATAGAAGACCATAATCCTGTATTGGCGAATGTTTTAAAACTGATTATTCCGTAA
- a CDS encoding GNAT family N-acetyltransferase codes for MTFSHSIKSFDELTNHEMYAMLRLRSEVFVVEQNCPYQDLDNKDQKGFHLLYYVDNELAGVTRLLPKGISYEEISIGRVVIAQTHRGLGLGVKLMEASIAGCEEKFGKEPIRISAQYHLSKFYQSLGFAEQGEVYDEDGIPHISMLRA; via the coding sequence ATGACATTCAGCCATTCCATTAAATCATTTGACGAATTAACCAATCACGAAATGTATGCTATGCTTCGTTTAAGAAGCGAAGTTTTTGTCGTAGAACAAAACTGTCCTTATCAGGATTTAGACAACAAAGACCAAAAAGGTTTTCACTTACTATATTATGTTGATAATGAATTGGCAGGCGTTACCCGCTTGCTTCCTAAAGGAATATCTTATGAAGAAATTTCAATAGGAAGAGTTGTAATTGCTCAAACACATCGTGGATTAGGTTTAGGAGTAAAATTAATGGAAGCTTCGATTGCGGGCTGTGAAGAAAAATTTGGAAAGGAGCCGATTCGGATTAGTGCGCAATACCATTTATCCAAATTCTATCAGTCATTGGGATTTGCAGAACAAGGCGAAGTTTATGATGAAGATGGAATTCCACATATCTCCATGCTGAGAGCTTAG